CGGTAATCGGTGGCGTAGAAGCCGCTTCCCTTGAAGAGGAGGCCGGCTCCGGCGCCGATCCGCCGCCGGACCGCTCCCCTGCACCTGGGACATCTCTTGCGCACGGGATCGGTCATCTTCTGGAACAGCTCGAACTCGTGTCCGCACTTGTCGCAGACATACT
The sequence above is a segment of the Candidatus Eisenbacteria bacterium genome. Coding sequences within it:
- a CDS encoding zinc ribbon domain-containing protein; this encodes MPTYEYVCDKCGHEFELFQKMTDPVRKRCPRCRGAVRRRIGAGAGLLFKGSGFYATDYRSPEYRAKTKAERGGGDAGAKPATEKSGDAKKPDASAKNAKPSP